Genomic DNA from Bosea sp. (in: a-proteobacteria):
TCCGCCCGCTGCGTCTTGCCGCCCGCGCCGTCGGGCCGCGTGCGCCGATAGACACCGCCGAAGTACCGCAGACCTGAGCGCTGGGCCGCTTCGAGCTTGGCTAGGTTCAGAGGGGACATCATGCGGATGATCTTCGCGGTCTGCTCGGCCTTATGCCACGCAACGCCGATAGGATCGTCCTCGATCACGTCGCCGAAGCCAACGTTCCGCGTGGGCGGCTCAGGCAGCCTCCACCATACCCAATGATGAGCCATGTAGCCGTCAAGCATCCCGGCCGCCTTGAGCAACGCTGCGCTTGAGCACCAAGCCGGCGGCGCTGCTGCAATGAGTTCCGGGTCAATAGTCATGTCATTCCTGACGCAGACGAAGAACACGCGCGGGCGCGATTGGGGCACGAAGCGCTCAGCATTGATCGTCATCGCGCCGACCCGATAGCCAATGGCGACCATGGCGCTCACAAGCTCGCGAAAATCCGCGCCGCCTTGGCTCGTGAGAAGTCCCACGACGTTTTCCAGCGCAATGATGGTCGGACCACGGCCCTCCTCGCGCAGGCCCTTCATCAACTTCCAGAAAGCCCAGAACGTCCCCGAACGACCACCTTTCAGTCCGGCGCCCTTCCCGGCAAGCGACAAGTCCTGACATGGAAAGGACGCCCAAGCGAGGTCTGCTGCGCCGGGCAAGTCCTCGCTTTCAAGCGTTGCCACGTCTGCGCAGCGCATTTCGCCTGAGCCCCAGTTGGCGCGATAGCTCTCCGCCTTCTTGAGGTCAAAGTCATTGGCGAACAGGCAATGCCAACCGGGACCCAGCCCTGCTCGCACCATGCCGCCGCCAGCGAAGAATTCGTAGAAAGTTCGGCTCATCGACTCTTTCCATCCCGAATGAGACATAAGCAGAACGAATCGGAGTCGTCCACACTGCGGCCGCTGTTTCCACCAACGGATTGGTTGCCGCCCGGCCCTTCGCGCAAGGGCCGCCGCGCGCGCCTGCGTGACAATTCCCGCTCTCATGCGTTAGCCTCTTTGCAGAGCATGGATGAACCATGCCGGCAACGGGAGGAAGCGATGACCAGGCGCGAACGCAGTCTTGACGAGATCTATGCCGACGATGCCGGGAGGGGCGACGCCGTCGTCTTCGGGCGCGAGGTCGATGCCTCCCGGCGCGGCTTCCTGGGCGGGGCGGGCCTTGCCGCCATGGGCGCGGCCACGGGCATGGCCATACCCTTCAGCGCCAACATGCCGGCCGGGCTGATCCCCGCGGCGCTGGCGCAGGGCGCGCCGGCTCCCGCCGCTGCCCCTGCCCCCGCCGCCGCCACGCCCAAGGGGCCGCAATTCCTCGATTATCCCGGCAAGGACAAGGGCCTCGTCGTGCTCGGCGACCGCCCGCTGGTGGCCGAGACCCCCGAGAGCCTGATGGATGACGCCACGACCCCTGTCGGGCGCTTCTTCGTGCGC
This window encodes:
- a CDS encoding DNA cytosine methyltransferase produces the protein MSRTFYEFFAGGGMVRAGLGPGWHCLFANDFDLKKAESYRANWGSGEMRCADVATLESEDLPGAADLAWASFPCQDLSLAGKGAGLKGGRSGTFWAFWKLMKGLREEGRGPTIIALENVVGLLTSQGGADFRELVSAMVAIGYRVGAMTINAERFVPQSRPRVFFVCVRNDMTIDPELIAAAPPAWCSSAALLKAAGMLDGYMAHHWVWWRLPEPPTRNVGFGDVIEDDPIGVAWHKAEQTAKIIRMMSPLNLAKLEAAQRSGLRYFGGVYRRTRPDGAGGKTQRAEVRFDDVSGCLRTPAGGSSRQVVMLVNGDEVRTRLLSPREAARLMGLDDAYRLPSNYNDAYHLLGDGVAAPVAGWLGAKLFGPMLKAQVRHAMAAE